DNA from Ictalurus punctatus breed USDA103 chromosome 7, Coco_2.0, whole genome shotgun sequence:
AGCAAAAGGCAATGATCACTGATGAAGAACTCAGACTGCAGTTGGAGATGCGCCcccacctcctccaccacctcctcctcctcctccgtgAATACTCCAACAGCTTTACCCATCATACACAGCAAAAAGCCAGCGTGGAATTAACATACACAAGTGATAATATATCATCTATATGGGGATATATATCTCGCCAGTAAGAATTTTAGCTGTTATGATTCCCTTGGAAAGGAACTGAGTACAGAGGACCTCGGTGATGTTCGGCGAAAAAGAACATGTTTGCTTTGGATTGTATTTCTTGTTGAGCACTGATACTGTTCCGATTATTGATGTCTCATGAAAGCAGCATCTGTAAGTCCTCGGATGGCAAAGCACAGAGCGAAACCCTGGCTGTTAAATCAGCAGGCACTGCAGTTATAAATCGAGCATGGAGAATTGATAGCTGTATGTGTGAGAAAAGGCAAGCGAGGTGTGAGAAGAATCGGTATTTAACCAATTCGGTGAATCGATTCgatttttaaatcctttttttaaaaaaaaaaaaaacaaacgtggGAAACGTGTTGGTAAACGGAACAATGCAAGAACTGGTCAGATGTGTTTCAAGAAGAAAATGAGTCTTTGATAAATAAGCAGTTGAACGAGTAAATTCGTAAGTCGTAAGTTAATTACGCCTCGGGTTACAAAAGACAGTCCAGTACAGGACACTTATCTGCTCTTTAATATGAACACTGCTTGACATGGAGGttaaaggaaacaaacaaacaaaaaaaagataggATACTATCCTATTTGGACTTAGTGTTGTGGCATTGCCTCTGTTTCCTGATGATATTAATCTTTTGAATGTGTTATAGTGATTTCAGCTCTGTGCGGAAACGTATCTTTTACTTCCTCGCCGGGAAACGTTTCCAAAAGTTACAGGTAGTGTGTTaccgtgcaaaaaaaaaaaaaaaaaaactacacacaaATGGTTTACCGGGAACGAAAGGAAATCAGAAATCTGCAGAAACCGAAAAGTTCCAAACAAATCATTGCAGAGATCTTTCATCAGTCCGGCAACAGATTGAACTGGTACGTGAGATCCTGTCAGGTGTCCCTTCGTGAAAGCTGCCGGAGAACACGTCAGAAATGATCGAGTGTAGCctaactgaataaataaaacaacaaaaacaaacacatgcagTTAAAGGTGAtcctgcagggtttttttttttaatgctttacaGTTTGTGATGTCCTTGATtaagaatgaaaagaaagaaataatactGAATTCATTcttgatcattttttttaaatttttttatttttctacctTCACATTTTGCCTTAGTTATATGCCGGAGGATATCGCTTTGATAATGGAGACCATCGCACGCATCAAATAGGAGGTGCTCCTTCTTCCTTTTGCAGAAACAGAGGAGATATCACTTGCAGCTTGTGGGGGAGTGTGGCGTAAGACATGTTAGAACAGCTTTATTTATGGTCTAGTTGAAACATGCCTATGCTGAAAGATTCACCATCATTTGTCATTTCATGGGGTAAGATTCATTTGTATTGATCCGGTCATTCTTCTGCAAAGGGCAGCATGCAAAGTAATAAAgggcatgtaaaaaaaaaaaaaaaaaaaaaaaaaaagaagaattgtTTGAATCTTCGCCATCCTCGAGATGttgttgatgattttttttttttaaattatttgaaataaatgcaATGCTTAAAAGAACCTGAAAATGTCAGAAGATTTGACGGTGTAAGAAGAACCTGAAAATGCCAGATGATCAAAAACCTCCTCCACCTGCCATGTCCTCATTATTACATAACAAGCCACCGGTTTCATTTGTTAATTAGATAAGACTGTAGCGGTGTTGAGTGTGTGCTATGTTGGCTGTGTGTCTCAGTGGTCTGGTGTCTCCTGCAGCCCATGGGATCAGAGAGGATGGAGATGCGAAAGAGGCAGATGTCGGGGCAGCAGGAGCTGGTGGCGGGAGGCACAACGACGGGAACGGTGCCAGCCCAGCCCGAGCAGGCTGGTCAGGGCGAGCGTGCCTCTAACGCCTGCTGTTTCTGCTGGTGCTGCTGCTGTAGCTGCTCATGGTACGAGTCTTCTCATTCCTTCACACCAAAACCTCATCTGCACACTGATTGAGAATTTACCTTGAGTCATCGCTGAGATATTAACGAGGCGAGTCAGATGTCTTATTTCGTTGCTAGAAAGAAAGCCACACCGGTCATGTGCGCGTTAAACTAGAACCCGTGTCATCGCTGCGCCTCGGCTGTAAACCGAGACGTCGTGAAAAGGTCTCCTGTGCCACGCAAAATAAATTCCGGATGTACTGGAATGGTTTAGTATTTGGAACACACGGTCTTGGTTATCCAGCGGTGGGATGCAAAGATGGGTCAGTCATTAGACATCATAACAAAGTGTAGATGttaacaatattaataataataacaaattggaaccagatatatatatatatatatatatatatatatatatatatatatatatatatatatatatatatatatatatatatatacacacacatatatatacacacacacacacatatatacacacacacacacacacatatatacacacatatatatatatatgtgtgtgtgtgtgtgtgtgtgtatatatatacatatatatacacatatatatatatatatatacacacacacgcacacatatatatatatacacacacacacacatatatatacatatatatatatatatatatacacacatatatgtatatacatatatatatatatatacatacacatatatacatatatatatacacacacacacacatatatatatatatatatatatatatatatacacacatatatacatatacatatatatatatatatacatatacatatatatatatatacatatacatatatatatatatatatatatacatatacatatatatatatatatatatatatatatatatacatatacatatatatatatatatatatatatatatatatatatatatacatatatatatatatatatatatatatatatatatatatatatatatatatatatatatatacacacaagctGATACAAGGCTTCCTGATTTCCTGTATGTGGTGTCTCTGTTGGATCATGATGTGCTTAATACCTTGCAGTCTCACTGTTAGGAATGAAGACAGGGAGGAGAGGAACCGGAAAGCCTCGCACGACATCAAAGCTGAGGACCCTGGTGACTGCGAGGAGAGGTTggttggttcattcatgtttcaaatgaaataaaccTCCATAAGATGTAATTACCTTTCGTATAATCAGTGGGAGTGGTGTAGAACATTCTAATTAAGGGATCTAAGGGGAATATTACACTCAATAATGTTTATCATATCGAATACATGGGATTACGCCAATATCTCGGAATTTGAAGTAGTCAGAAATATTGAAGTAGTACAGAATGACTTGAAATAGTGCATTAAATGACAGTATTTGTGCACAGCGAGGCTACAAAGTTTCTGGaggattattatttaattttttttgccatgatGTGCTTTACAGAACAACTGGAACAGCAAATGTGTTGACAATTTTGTCCTCAgagatcaaataaaaaatatgatgttAATGCTGCATAGACTGTAGCCGTTACACGGTGGAAGCTTTTCAATAAACCCGCTGCTTTAATTTGGCAGTCCAAAGCCCACTATGGATGAAGTGTGCTCATGGGGGCAATCCTTTGACAAGTTGATGCGTTGTCCCGCTGGACGTTGCGCCTTCCGGCAATTTCTGCGCACCGAGTTCAGCGAGGAGAACATGCTCTTCTGGCTAGCCTGTGACGAGTTCAGCAAGGAGACCAATAAGAGCGTCATCAAGGAGAAGGCACGCCTCATATACGAGGACTACATTTCCATCCTGTCACCCAAAGAGGTGTGTGCTTTTGTGTGCGTGCGTAAACGTAAACGTGTGTTGTCTAACGGCGCCAAGCCTTTCCGTCTCCACCGTCTCTACATCTCCGTCATGACTAAAAGGTTACGAGCTAATCGTGCCATACACATAAACTAATTAACACTAGTATTCACGATGTTTTTTCATAGGCTATAAATGAACTAATACGTTTGAGCCTTGAAAGAGTTTCAGGTAGTTAAACAAATGATAGGCCAAACACATATCTGCATAAAGCGTGCTTTATAAATTATACAACTGACTACAAACCAAAGACAAAATCCAACAGGTCCAACAAGCAGAAAGTAAGACCTAAGAAACAGGTAAAGAGTTAATAATGACACAAGAAAGACTTAATTGCATACTCGAAGAGTAACTGAGACACTTGACTGGCCTGGTGATTTGATGGTACCGCATCTTCACTTCATCgttctgtgtgtatctgtgtggtgtgtttggggtctCTACCCAtatcagataatagaggctgagaAGCAAACCGCACTAACAGTCGGCGAAGCTTCTGGGTAAACGCTGTAGTAGTCAGAGCAAAAAGGGAGGACGTTAATTGTGCATTTTGCTTTTCAGATGccatttaaatgacaaaatggtGGATTGGTGGAAGACATGTTTAGTAGATGCCTAGAAAATGGGATTATCAAGGCCATAGGGCATAATTATTTGTAGTTTCCATTCATGGTAATACACACGGTCTTCTATTGACCACCATCACAAATACAAATGAGATTTATTGCACTGTGAAGATCAGTTTTGGTGAATTATTTGAAATCGTGCAGATGTTTGATGGCCATTAGGGACTAAATGGATAGACTAATGAGATTTAACTCTCGCGACATGAAGGCTGTACAGATGTGGATAAATCACAGCACTCACGACAAGCAAATTTCATAATTCCGGACGATTAGTCGATTTCATGTCCGGACTATTTTACTTGTAGTTGCCTGGAGGACAattgggaaaaataaaaataaaaaaatcttattcCCTGCTGACTTTCACAAAGCAAAAGGTTTTGACTTTGTGTCATGTAATGGTGTTGGAGACGGATATTCAACTGCAAGCGCAGTTAAAGCTTTTAACGAAGAGGCGAATCCAAATCGTAGGGCAAAATCGTGGTGAAAAACAGGCaacaggtcaggcgatcggcaaataGGGTAGACGGGGCAAAGGCAGAGCACGGAAAACAGGATCAAATCCGGGAAACTAGGAACAAAGCTCAAAGGCTTGGTACGGGTCTGGCGGGAAACACAGAAACACGCAATACCTCGCCACGAACGAAGACgcgcgaggggtttaaatatacaacgTAATCGATGGGAATGACACAGGACAGCGGAGACACATCGGGAAATAACCAATTACATAACAACGGCGGAGACGGGACCGAAAGCAAAACCGACACGTGCCGAAAGTCGATGAAAACCCGATAGTTCTTAACCCGAGCGGAAATGCGTAACATGACGTGCATGTTGAAATGTGATGTGAGCTTTGTGGATGTGCAGCACACCTGTAAATACACTGCGTACTTATACTAGTGAATCGGAGCGAAATGAAGTGCTCCGATTCACAAGTCAGGTGTATATTACGTGCGATGACAGCGACGTCAGCGACTTGCTGacgttttttggggttttttttgtcaagGGCACAAACATGATGCAGTAATAAAAGAAGAGGGAAACGATATGGCCGGATTGCCCCCTCCCAGGGAATTAAGTTAGTGCTCCTTAGTCCGTGTTAATGAGTTGTTATTGGAGTACGCTACCTACTAGGTTATTTTACGCCTGGTCCGTCAGGTCGCTGATCAACAAAAACACGGGACCAGCCAATCACATTAGAGCATCCACTTGCCTGGTGCGCTAGCTAACGAATTCATGATTTGTCCTCCCGTGCTTCGGTAGTTTTCCTGCTCGCCTAGTAGTTACCTTTCTGAGCTTGTGAGGTGAACCTTTTTGAAGTCTGTAAGCTGAAATCCAAGCAGTGCCAGAGGATCACAGTGTGTGAGAAATATACGAACTCACTCCAGATTGTAGATTTTATTCCTGTCTCAATTGTAAGTTTCAATATAATCTACGCAGGATGTCCCTCTTGGATAATCGAGGCGGCGATCCTTCTTTTAAACAGAAGCAGGGGGAGGGAAACAAAAAGCCCTGCTAAATATACTCCATAGCTTTAGTCTTGGTAGCAGAGCGTGTTTAAATATGACTAGGAGACGGGTTAATGCTAGCCAGCAGATCAATGCTGCAATTTCCTGGACAACGAGAGGGTAAACAAATAACACTGTATTTGCTGTACACCTCCTTTAGGTCGTTGTAACAGGTAGGAATGACAGTTTCCTATTTAACGCATACAGTAATTGTAGGCACTTAGGTGAGCGAGTAAATATCCCCCTTCGTAGTTCAGTCTAATACCAGTTGTGTCGTCATAATGCTACCTTACGTGTCGGAGAGCAAATCGCCCGTAGTGATGACTCGAAGAAATGAAGTATGTGCAGATATTAGGTCATGTTGCCCAAGTTATCCACATTGAAATTCCCTGCTgtctaagaggaataaaatataaataaataaataaataaaaatggaaatgtcAATGCAGCAAATGGTCACTGGCAGTAGAAACTGTTCGGTAGCAAAGCTTTAACCCCAGCTGAAACAGTACTCCAGAGACTGCTGGGGTGGATCTCCCTGCTGACATTAGGGGATGAGTCATGGACTCGTTCCTGATTGTTGCAGTAGCGGTTCAGTCAgtgtttactgtgatgtttcAGCTGGAGAGTTGTAAACACTAGCTGTACTGCCCCCACTTTGTGGTATATCGGGTGAGGTGCGTTTATGAAGAAGGTTATCAAGTTTATTTTAAGAGGGTGAAGCCCCGTGTGTACCCCTTCACGCAGGGCTTTACAATAGATCGCACAGAGGGTGGTCTCAGTTCAGCCACCGGCATCGGAGAAGTTCGACCAACGTTCAGGAGCTTCccaccacctttttttttttttgccgtcaGGACAATCAAATACTCACAGATCACAGTTATCCTTACAGCGAGCAAAGATATGACGGTGGCTGTTTTGGAAATGTTTCTACTCGGATCGCTGGtgttttaagtaaaaaatatcCCACGGTAGTCGAAAGCACTTTTTAAAGGTCAGCTGTCATGCAGATGTGCTAGGAAACCCTGGCGATGTAGCCGATGCAGAATCCAAGCTGGTGGAAACTAGGTAAGCCAGTAAACACCGATGTTCTCCATGCTAGTGATCTCGGCTGTGCACAGGTTAAGACTTCCGTTTATACTTTTTGGGggggccaaaagtatgtggacacccgaccatcacgCTCGGACGTCGGCTTTCCGAAAAACCGTTGCCACAAAGTCGTAAGCGCTCAACCCTCTAGAATGTTTTGTATGCTGAGGCATTAAGATTTCTCTTTTTGCCAAGGTTGACCTGGCCCgtaccctgacctcaaccccattaaACACCTTTGGGAAGAACGGGAGTGCCGACTGCGCACCAGGCCTGACGTCGGTACCTAATGTGGACGAACGTGCCCAAATCTCACAGCCATGCTCCggaatctagtggaaagtcttcccagaagaccGGAGGCTGTTATTTCAGCAAACGGGGACCGACTCCATGTTAAAGCACACGGATCTGGAAGGAGCAcgtacgggtgtgatggtcaggtgtccacatacttcgccatatagtgtatttgatTCATGCAGCGATCACATTAAAGTCTTCTGTCGCAAGTGTAGAACACAATAACCGAATGTCTTTATGAGATTTTTTTAATACCAATCCACCGAACAAAGATAGGCCAAAACATAGACAGTGGGTTAAAACACTCATACAGGCAAGTGTAGAAATACTAAAAGCACGACACAGATGTAGCTCATTGGCTGAACCAGTGGTGAGTAAGCCAGCAATCAAGAGTTAAggacagagaagaagaaaaaaaacaacaactacagagCAGAGTGGTATGCTATGTCATGTGAAAAATTCTTTCAGTTAGGACTGCCATCTAAACATAGGTCTAGTGAGTGTGGTGAAATAGGCTAGAGCAGTCTGAGCTACTGGTTGTGCTTGCAGAGTTTAATTACtatggctcagtggttaaggctttgggctaTTGAGCTTTGGATTACCATTTGGAATGGTTGTGACCACTAAGCTGCCATAGTTGGGTCtgtgagcaagacccttaaccctcaactgctcagttgcatCCTGTCTCCATtttggataaaaacaaaaagcatccgcTAATGTGAGCAAACGAACAAATGTTACAGAGAGCTTCACTGATGaagtttcctataacaggaatttgttttttattacacCTTCAATAACACTGAATGATTTTGTTCCTCTACCAGGTGAGCCTGGATTCACGCGTTCGGGAGGTAATAAACAAGAACATGCTGGAGCCCACGTCTCACACGTTTGACGATGCCCAGCTCCAGATTTACACGTTAATGCAAAGAGACTCGTACCCACGCTTCATGAACTCCCCCGTCTACAAAAACCTCCTCAAGAGCGTCTCAGAGCAATGTCCGGAATCCTAAATCTCTGTGATCCCACTCGAATTCTCCCttactcttcttctttttgggTTCCTTTTTCATCACGTGGagtttggtttttaaaaaaaagaaaaaaaaaagaaagaaaaacaaaaaaaaggacctTACTGTGGGTCCTCCCAGGGATTTTACCACATTAGAGATTCTGTACCTGAACAAGACACTCAGGTCTCCAGGTCACTGGATTGTCAAACAATGTCTCAAATCTCCTGAGGGCTCAATACCACAAGTACTGCTACGAATCAACATAGCAAGAAGCTCCAAAGGATTATCAGCGCATTTTCATCTTTCGAAGCGAAAGCGTCTCTTTTATTCGTTTTGAATCGTCGCAATTACAAAccgtggtattttttttttttttttggtatttacTTTAAAAGATGATGTGATGCCCAGTATAGGCTCTTTACAGTATACGCATTAGATATATTTATGAATTTGTAGTATAtttcaagaagaagaagaaaagaaggaggATTTATGGTGTAACAGGACACGTTCGGTTCGAGACAATGCGTATGAGAATCGAAGATCAAGTCAAGTCGAGGCAACACATTGTGTTTACTCAAAGGAAACTGTGTGCTGAACTATATTTCACTACCTGTTCCCTGTCATAATAACCTAGCATGTCCAATTGGAAAAGATCTTTCTTACTTATTTATGgcagggttttgttttgtttttgttttttaacttaaaACTACTATTAACAATAGACAAAGAGTGAAACTATACATTTCTGGTCAAAAGACATGATACAAGTCTTAAAATGCCCAAACGTCATGTTGAtgaacttttgttttgtttttgttttttcctctttgaTGGCTTGAAAATCGGTGGCTATTATACGACACTGATATATTACGGTAAACAGACACGGACACCGTATTTCACGTAGTATATAATTTGGCTCGGTATCCAGAGAACAAGCCgatttttgtcctttattgtAGCAGTTGTGATAAACCCTTCTGAGATCAGGTTCGAATCGCCGTTTCTTTAACGCGGTTCTTGACACGAGCTCTCTTGTGTAGGAATTAACGCTGCGTCAACGACATAGAGCTGGTGAATAAACAACTGCACAACCAACCCTCTAATTACGGTAATTCTTCTGTGGTGTACCCAATGTGGCTCGTCATTCATTTTCTGGACTTCAAAGCTCATAATCCATGTTTTATTTGAAAtccagtaatttttttttttttaaacccttttcGTATCCAGTTACCTCCAGACCTCACATGATGGCTAATCTTTACcgatatccaaaaaaaaataaaaataaaaaaataataaaaacgcgCCTACTAGAAGGCAGGCTCGAGATCTTATATAAGCGTAAGTATTAAAATCATCAGAATTACTTAGAACTCACTGTCTTGAGACGAATAGGACCAGTGAAATGTGAAGCTATTTTACTATTGTATCAAACATGTTTAGGTTTCGATCAGCATTTGTCCTCGAGTCCCTCTGCGCtgtacagttatttatttatttatttatttatttccccattTCTCTTAACTCCATAGCTCTTAAACCGTCCATGAGGTAAACGCTTTTTTACTAAAAACGTGACACTTCAAGACCAGGATTTGGGAACTTCCCAGACTAAATGGATGAGTATTTAGGACACTTACTTGTAGGTAACACCAAAGTAGCCGAGTCCAGTTAAAACTGTGTTATTACTAGTTTACTCTCGGAAAAGCACTGACTAGAATCTCTAACCAAGTCGTCgttgtttgtttatctatctatttatttatttatttatttatttgatagtttTGTCAATTATTTTCTTGCCTGATTCATGTCGCTCAAAGACAAGATCCTCACCCGGGGAAGTGCCTTGACATTCAGTCGTGACATCTCTCTTAAGGCAATAGTCGAATCAAACTCTTGCCGCAGACATACACTCTGGTCCTTCGATCAGATTCGGATGTGATCGGTCCTGATGTTGACTTCTGAAATGAATTCTTGCACTTGCATTTttatgtttgggtttttttttttgttttttttgaacttctaaaatcctaaaaaaaaaaaaaaaaaaatccatcagtGACGTCACGACATTTGAAGGAAGAGGTTCACGAGATTAGGACGATTCAAAAAAGTGCGATTGATCCGAGTCCAAAGCTTCTGCCAGCATGTATTACACTGGGGGTA
Protein-coding regions in this window:
- the rgs20 gene encoding regulator of G-protein signaling 20, yielding MPTDVIKAKNYLLSLGIHGDIPMGSERMEMRKRQMSGQQELVAGGTTTGTVPAQPEQAGQGERASNACCFCWCCCCSCSCLTVRNEDREERNRKASHDIKAEDPGDCEESPKPTMDEVCSWGQSFDKLMRCPAGRCAFRQFLRTEFSEENMLFWLACDEFSKETNKSVIKEKARLIYEDYISILSPKEVSLDSRVREVINKNMLEPTSHTFDDAQLQIYTLMQRDSYPRFMNSPVYKNLLKSVSEQCPES